The Populus trichocarpa isolate Nisqually-1 chromosome 2, P.trichocarpa_v4.1, whole genome shotgun sequence genome has a window encoding:
- the LOC7468770 gene encoding 60S ribosomal protein L3, with protein sequence MSHRKFEHPRHGSLGFLPRKRAARHRGKVKSFPKDDPNKPCKLTAFLGYKAGMTHIVREVEKPGSKLHKKETCEAVTIIETPPMVIVGVVGYLKTPSGLRTLNTVWAQHLSEEVKRRFYKNWCKSKKRAFNKYSKQYETDEGKKSIQSQLEKLKKYATVIRVLAHTQIRKMKGLKQKKAHLMEIQVNGGTIAQKVDFAYGFFEKQVPIDAVFQKDEMIDIIGVTKGKGYEGVVTRWGVTRLPRKTHRGLRKVACIGAWHPARVSFTVARAGQNGYHHRTELNKKIYKLGKTGQECHTAITEYDRTEKDITPIGGFPHYGVVKDDYLMIKGCCVGPKKRVVTLRQTLLKQTSRLAHEEIKLKFVDTSSKFGHGRFQTTQEKQKFYGRLKA encoded by the exons ATGTCTCACAGGAAGTTCGAGCACCCAAGACATGGCTCCCTTGGATTTCTTCCAAGGAAGAGAGCTGCCCGTCACAGAGGAAAAG TGAAGTCTTTCCCCAAGGATGACCCTAATAAGCCTTGCAAGCTTACTGCCTTTTTGGGTTACAAGGCTGGCATGACCCACATTGTCAGAGAGGTCGAAAAACCTGGATCCA AGCTCCACAAGAAGGAGACATGTGAGGCTGTAACCATCATTGAGACACCTCCAATGGTGATTGTTGGAGTTGTGGGTTACTTGAAGACACCATCTGGCCTCCGGACTCTGAACACTGTTTGGGCTCAGCATTTGAGTGAAGAGGTCAAGCGAAGGTTCTACAAGAACTGGTGCAAGTCAAAGAAGAGGGCTTTCAACAAATACTCAAAGCAGTATGAGACAGATGAAGGGAAGAAGAGCATCCAATCACAGCTTGAGAAGTTGAAGAAATATGCAACTGTTATTCGTGTTTTGGCTCACACTCAG ATCAGAAAGATGAAAGGATTGAAGCAGAAGAAAGCTCACTTGATGGAGATCCAGGTTAATGGTGGCACAATTGCTCAGAAGGTGGATTTTGCTTATGGTTTCTTTGAGAAGCAAGTCCCAATTGATGCTGTCTTCCAGAAGGATGAGATGATTGATATTATTGGTGTCACGAAGGGTAAGGGTTATGAAGGTGTTGTCACTCGTTGGGGTGTCACTCGCCTGCCTCGGAAGACCCACAGGGGTCTCCGAAAGGTGGCTTGTATCGGTGCCTGGCACCCTGCAAGAGTCTCATTCACTGTTGCCAGGGCTGGTCAGAATGGATACCACCACCGTACTGAATTGAACAAGAAGATCTACAAGCTTGGCAAGACCGGTCAGGAGTGTCACACTGCCATAACGGAGTATGACAG GACTGAAAAGGACATCACTCCAATCGGTGGTTTCCCTCACTATGGTGTGGTGAAGGATGACTATTTGATGATCAAGGGATGCTGCGTTGGACCTAAGAAGAGGGTGGTTACACTCCGTCAAACACTGCTTAAACAGACATCTCGATTGGCTCATGAGGAAATCAAACTCAAGTTTGTGGACACATCCTCGAAGTTCGGACATGGTCGTTTCCAGACAACACAGGAGAAGCAGAAGTTCTATGGACGCCTGAAGGCATAA
- the LOC7467808 gene encoding putative invertase inhibitor, producing MDSSSHVFILSAILMLLVSQSMATVAPSELVEDVCTEIEKLMMAYGERSGYVAKYDECVNALQMDPRTATANISTLAEISVQLAISGAKNAKALIENLLGNTTPSREPLQNCLSSYVNITGHFENALSGLSAGLQSSHFDIAGVLDLVKICELELTKNQTHILQLTNRNHYTRMFVEISEFLITRLELYHIGNGFTQTRTQG from the coding sequence ATGGATTCCTCAAGTCACGTCTTCATATTATCAGCCATTTTGATGCTCCTCGTTTCCCAGTCAATGGCAACAGTTGCCCCATCCGAGCTAGTAGAAGATGTCTGCACTGAGATTGAGAAATTGATGATGGCTTACGGTGAAAGATCAGGGTATGTCGCAAAATATGATGAATGCGTCAATGCTCTTCAAATGGATCCTAGAACTGCCACAGCAAACATCTCCACTCTTGCCGAAATTAGTGTCCAGTTGGCGATTTCCGGTGCGAAAAATGCCAAGGCTTTGATAGAAAACCTTCTCGGGAATACAACTCCTTCAAGAGAGCCCCTTCAGAATTGTCTGTCCTCGTACGTGAATATCACTGGCCATTTCGAAAATGCACTCTCGGGGCTAAGTGCAGGTCTGCAATCTTCCCACTTCGACATCGCGGGGGTTTTGGACCTTGTCAAGATATGTGAACTTGAATTGACAAAGAACCAGACTCATATTCTGCAGCTTACAAACAGAAACCACTACACGCGCATGTTTGTTGAAATCTCAGAATTTCTCATAACCCGTCTTGAATTATATCACATAGGCAACGGCTTCACACAGACGAGGACTCAAGGTTAA